Proteins encoded together in one Deinococcus irradiatisoli window:
- a CDS encoding UDP-N-acetylmuramoyl-L-alanyl-D-glutamate--2,6-diaminopimelate ligase: MHLADLCTALKLPAPAENPAISGVTHHAAWVEPGHAFVAIRGARTDGHAFAAQAAQRGAAVIFGEGWTRPLPCPLPYVQVPSARAALADLAAVLEGEPSRELKVVGVTGTDGKTTTSWMALHLLRSVGWPTGLLSTVGYQLPDAELRHFPAHFTTPEAPQVQATLRAIAAAGGKAAVLEASSHALALDRVRAVAWDVAIWTHLTREHLDFHGDMQSYFAEKRKLIERSPFAVLNADDPWTEQLKIGPHVTYSAEGRAADWQASGIQERPDGLAFTLTSPDGTFGAFLPMIGRFNVSNALAALAAAAHLGAPTRDLVAGLASFAGVPGRMELVSGPGLGPRVIVDFAHTPPSLEKALTTLRATTRGQLIVVIGSAGGPRDPGKRAPLGEVATRLADEAVFTEEDSRDTPLQDILIEMVRGAREAGRANYCIVPDRGRAISHAIRLAGPGDTVLLAGKGPEDTLERLHETLPWNEVALARAALDALD; the protein is encoded by the coding sequence ATGCATCTGGCCGATCTGTGTACCGCCCTGAAGTTGCCCGCGCCCGCCGAGAACCCGGCCATCAGCGGCGTGACCCACCACGCGGCCTGGGTGGAGCCGGGCCACGCCTTCGTGGCGATTCGCGGCGCCCGCACCGACGGGCACGCCTTCGCAGCCCAGGCGGCCCAGCGCGGCGCGGCCGTGATCTTCGGCGAGGGCTGGACCAGGCCGTTGCCCTGCCCGCTGCCGTACGTGCAGGTGCCCAGCGCCCGCGCCGCGCTGGCCGATCTGGCCGCTGTGCTGGAAGGCGAGCCCAGCCGCGAGCTGAAGGTGGTGGGCGTCACCGGCACCGACGGCAAAACCACCACCAGCTGGATGGCGCTGCACCTGCTGCGCTCGGTGGGCTGGCCCACCGGCCTGCTCAGCACCGTGGGCTACCAGTTGCCCGACGCCGAGCTGCGCCACTTTCCGGCCCACTTCACCACCCCCGAGGCGCCGCAGGTGCAGGCCACCCTGCGGGCCATCGCGGCGGCGGGCGGCAAAGCGGCGGTGCTGGAAGCCAGCAGCCACGCCCTGGCGCTCGACCGGGTGCGGGCGGTGGCCTGGGACGTGGCGATCTGGACGCACCTCACCCGCGAGCACCTCGATTTTCACGGCGACATGCAGAGCTACTTTGCCGAAAAGCGCAAACTGATCGAGCGCTCGCCGTTCGCGGTGCTCAACGCCGACGATCCCTGGACCGAGCAACTGAAGATCGGGCCGCACGTGACCTACAGCGCCGAGGGCCGCGCCGCCGACTGGCAGGCCAGCGGCATTCAGGAGCGCCCCGACGGGCTGGCCTTCACGCTCACCTCGCCGGATGGCACCTTCGGGGCGTTCCTGCCGATGATCGGGCGCTTCAATGTCAGCAACGCGCTGGCGGCCCTGGCGGCGGCGGCGCATCTGGGCGCGCCGACCCGCGATCTGGTGGCCGGGCTGGCCAGTTTTGCTGGGGTGCCGGGCCGCATGGAACTCGTCAGCGGGCCGGGGCTGGGGCCGCGCGTCATCGTGGACTTCGCCCACACGCCGCCCAGCCTGGAAAAAGCGCTCACGACCCTCCGGGCCACCACCCGTGGGCAACTCATCGTGGTGATCGGCTCGGCCGGCGGCCCGCGTGACCCTGGCAAGCGGGCGCCACTGGGCGAGGTGGCGACCCGGCTGGCCGACGAAGCGGTGTTCACCGAGGAAGACAGCCGCGACACCCCGCTGCAAGACATCCTGATCGAGATGGTGCGCGGCGCGCGCGAGGCCGGGCGGGCCAACTACTGCATCGTGCCGGACCGGGGCCGCGCCATCTCGCACGCCATCCGGTTGGCCGGCCCCGGCGACACCGTGCTGCTGGCCGGCAAGGGCCCCGAGGATACCCTGGAGCGGCTGCACGAAACGCTGCCCTGGAACGAGGTGGCCCTGGCGCGGGCGGCCCTGGACGCGCTGGACTGA
- a CDS encoding deoxynucleoside kinase, with translation MYVAVSGNIGSGKSSLTRMLSERYGLRPVYEPYAENPYLEDFYRDMRRYSFHSQIYFLSKRLEQHLTLVNGAMYVIQDRTVFEDAGVFARNLYEGGQMEPRDWQTYLGLYRGILPALRVPDLLIHIDASLPTLQRRITQRGRDYEQGIPETYLANLNVLYGRWASSYDHSPVIRVPGDEYDFVHDAAAFRWVCAQVEARGYGLPLLR, from the coding sequence ATGTACGTCGCGGTCAGCGGCAACATCGGCAGCGGCAAGAGCAGCCTGACCCGGATGCTCTCGGAGCGCTACGGTCTGCGCCCGGTGTACGAGCCGTACGCCGAGAACCCCTACCTCGAAGATTTCTACCGCGACATGCGGCGCTACTCGTTTCATTCGCAGATCTACTTTCTCAGCAAGCGGCTCGAGCAGCACCTGACGCTGGTCAACGGCGCGATGTACGTCATCCAGGACCGCACCGTGTTCGAGGACGCCGGGGTGTTCGCGCGCAACCTCTACGAGGGGGGCCAGATGGAACCGCGCGACTGGCAGACCTACCTGGGCCTCTACCGGGGCATTCTGCCGGCGCTGCGGGTGCCGGACCTGCTCATTCACATCGACGCCTCGCTGCCCACCTTGCAGCGCCGCATCACCCAGCGTGGGCGCGACTACGAGCAGGGCATTCCCGAAACGTACCTCGCCAACCTGAACGTCCTCTACGGTCGCTGGGCCAGCAGCTACGACCACAGTCCGGTGATCCGGGTGCCGGGCGACGAGTACGACTTCGTTCACGACGCTGCCGCCTTTCGCTGGGTCTGTGCTCAGGTCGAGGCGCGCGGCTACGGCCTGCCGCTGCTGCGCTGA
- a CDS encoding zinc-dependent alcohol dehydrogenase family protein — protein sequence MRAVVYDQFGERPELRVVPDATPVPGGVVLEVGATGVCRSDWHGWMGHDPDIRLPHVPGHEIAGTVVAVGADVRLWQPGDRVTLPFVAGCGHCAECQAGHQQVCEQQFQPGFTHWGSFAQYVGIHYADQNLVRLPDSMSFVTAASLGCRFATSFRAVVQQGRVRGGEWLAVHGCGGVGLSAIMIGRAIGARVVAVDIDDEKLARARALGAEVTVNSRAVADTVQAVREHTGGGAHVSLDALGHPQTAFNSVANLRRRGRHVQVGLLLGDQSRPPLPMDAVISKELEIYGSHGMAAHTYPEMLGMIEAGLLRPEELIGQRLRLEESIDALINMDRFVTTGVNVIDSF from the coding sequence ATGCGTGCCGTTGTCTATGACCAGTTTGGTGAACGTCCTGAACTCCGGGTGGTGCCGGATGCGACTCCCGTGCCGGGCGGCGTGGTGCTCGAGGTGGGGGCGACCGGCGTGTGCCGGAGCGACTGGCATGGTTGGATGGGCCACGACCCGGACATCCGGCTGCCACACGTACCGGGGCATGAGATTGCCGGCACCGTCGTGGCTGTCGGAGCGGACGTACGCCTCTGGCAGCCAGGCGACCGGGTGACGCTCCCTTTCGTGGCCGGGTGCGGGCACTGCGCCGAGTGCCAGGCGGGCCATCAGCAGGTCTGCGAGCAGCAGTTCCAGCCGGGATTCACGCATTGGGGGTCGTTCGCGCAGTACGTCGGTATTCACTACGCCGACCAGAACCTGGTCCGCCTCCCGGACAGCATGTCGTTCGTGACCGCCGCCAGCCTGGGCTGCCGGTTCGCCACCTCGTTCCGGGCTGTGGTGCAGCAGGGGCGCGTGCGGGGCGGGGAGTGGCTCGCGGTGCATGGGTGCGGCGGCGTGGGCCTGTCGGCCATCATGATCGGCCGGGCCATCGGTGCTCGCGTGGTCGCGGTGGATATCGACGATGAGAAGCTGGCGCGGGCGCGGGCACTTGGGGCAGAGGTCACGGTGAACAGCCGGGCCGTGGCGGACACGGTGCAGGCCGTCCGGGAACATACGGGCGGTGGCGCGCACGTCTCCCTCGACGCTTTGGGGCACCCACAGACCGCTTTCAACTCGGTGGCCAACCTGCGCCGGCGCGGCCGACACGTGCAGGTGGGGCTGCTGCTCGGAGACCAGAGCCGTCCTCCCCTGCCGATGGACGCCGTCATCAGCAAAGAACTGGAAATCTACGGCAGTCACGGCATGGCGGCCCACACGTACCCTGAGATGCTGGGCATGATCGAGGCGGGCCTTCTGCGTCCCGAAGAACTGATCGGTCAGCGCCTGAGGCTGGAGGAGTCCATCGACGCCTTGATCAACATGGACCGATTTGTGACGACCGGTGTCAATGTGATCGACTCGTTCTGA
- the ccmE gene encoding cytochrome c maturation protein CcmE, translating into MSAPAPAPLPQARRRRRNPLPYLLAAAVLVGLLGYIIFGNLAQSIEYFVTPTEYQAQEQTLQGRTVRIGGLVKAVKYDRDSLKLSFNVTDGAATFPVVYQGAVSDLFKENQGVVVRGRFDPHNVFQANELIVKHSEEYRVPQTQGELKDMLKNAKDANAEGQ; encoded by the coding sequence GTGAGCGCCCCCGCCCCCGCTCCCCTGCCGCAGGCCCGCCGGCGCCGCAGGAACCCGCTGCCGTACCTGCTGGCCGCCGCCGTGCTGGTGGGGTTGCTCGGCTACATTATCTTCGGCAACCTGGCGCAGAGCATCGAGTACTTCGTGACGCCCACCGAGTATCAGGCCCAGGAGCAGACCCTGCAGGGCCGCACCGTGCGCATCGGCGGCCTGGTCAAGGCGGTGAAGTACGACCGCGACTCGCTGAAACTCAGTTTCAACGTCACCGACGGCGCGGCCACCTTCCCGGTGGTGTACCAGGGCGCGGTGTCGGACCTGTTCAAGGAAAACCAGGGCGTGGTGGTGCGCGGGCGCTTCGATCCCCACAACGTCTTTCAGGCCAACGAGCTGATCGTCAAGCACAGTGAGGAGTACCGGGTACCTCAGACCCAGGGCGAACTCAAGGACATGCTGAAAAACGCCAAAGACGCCAACGCCGAGGGCCAATGA
- a CDS encoding heme lyase CcmF/NrfE family subunit, with protein MLNLISFQLSPLAGLGQIGMLLALAFALAGLWLSVLGGLKSDPRATEAARRSVWAVFTFVSLATLALLAALLRDDFSVRYVAEHSMTTSPTWVKISSLWGALEGSILLWTWLLSGYAFILSLTLRRDALRPWALGTMFFSLLFFVGVVAGVASPFTPLSEAVAQGQGPNPALQNHWMMAVHPVLLYLGFVGLSVPFAYAVAALITGRLSDHWLSVTRRWTLMAWVFLTAAIVAGGWWSYETLGWGGYWAWDPVENASFIPWLLTTAFLHSIQIQEKRHLLRGWNIWLIVLAYASTVLGTFLNRSGIVQSVHAFAGGPVGPVFLGFLAALLVGGVALSAWRTPKLRDLGEPPAPVSREGAFLAGNWLFLVFSVMVLLGTLFPVIVEAVTGRKNSIGAPFFDAFAVPLGLGLLLLMGVGPLLPWRRADGESLLRALRLPGGAGVLAALIAFLLGVRSAGVLLTTALCAYNLAGLAGLTLRAARQRGNFPALLSEQPRRYGAYLAHVGLVVVALGLAYSGGYKRSAETTLNLGQNKQVLGETLRLEGLRNITHPYGSSAVAQISIDGVAYAPRMNVYAQAADTTFPTPAVRYSPLGDTYLVTTAFDPQGQWASIRLIESPLVSWIWVGTLIIVLGAGITLVVPARPAARKLGGAVAAD; from the coding sequence ATGCTCAATCTGATTTCCTTTCAGCTCAGTCCGCTGGCCGGGCTGGGCCAGATCGGGATGCTGCTGGCCCTGGCTTTCGCGCTGGCGGGGCTGTGGCTCTCGGTGCTGGGCGGCCTGAAAAGCGATCCGCGCGCCACCGAGGCGGCCCGGCGCAGCGTCTGGGCGGTGTTCACCTTCGTGAGTCTGGCGACGCTGGCGCTCCTGGCCGCCCTGCTGCGCGACGACTTCTCGGTGCGCTACGTGGCCGAGCACTCGATGACCACCTCGCCCACCTGGGTCAAAATCTCCTCGCTGTGGGGCGCGCTGGAAGGCAGCATCCTGCTGTGGACCTGGCTGCTGTCGGGCTACGCCTTTATCCTCAGCTTGACCTTGCGGCGCGACGCCCTGCGGCCCTGGGCGCTGGGCACCATGTTCTTCTCGCTCCTCTTCTTCGTCGGGGTGGTGGCAGGGGTGGCCTCGCCGTTCACGCCGCTCTCGGAAGCCGTGGCACAGGGCCAGGGACCCAACCCAGCCCTGCAAAACCACTGGATGATGGCCGTCCACCCAGTGCTGCTGTACCTGGGGTTCGTGGGCCTGAGCGTGCCGTTTGCCTACGCCGTGGCGGCGCTGATCACCGGGCGCCTCTCCGACCACTGGCTGAGCGTCACCCGGCGCTGGACCCTGATGGCCTGGGTCTTTCTGACCGCCGCCATCGTGGCCGGCGGCTGGTGGAGCTACGAAACGCTCGGCTGGGGCGGCTACTGGGCCTGGGACCCGGTGGAGAACGCCAGCTTCATTCCCTGGCTGCTGACCACCGCCTTCCTGCACAGCATTCAGATTCAGGAAAAGCGCCACCTGCTGCGCGGCTGGAACATCTGGCTGATCGTGCTGGCCTACGCCTCCACCGTGCTGGGCACCTTTCTCAACCGCAGCGGCATCGTGCAGAGCGTTCACGCGTTCGCGGGCGGGCCGGTGGGGCCGGTGTTCCTGGGCTTTCTGGCGGCGCTGCTGGTCGGCGGGGTGGCCCTGAGCGCCTGGCGCACGCCCAAGCTGCGCGACCTGGGTGAGCCGCCCGCCCCGGTGAGCCGTGAGGGCGCGTTTCTGGCCGGCAACTGGCTGTTTCTGGTCTTCAGCGTGATGGTGCTGCTCGGCACCCTCTTTCCGGTGATCGTGGAAGCCGTCACCGGGCGCAAGAACAGCATCGGCGCGCCGTTTTTCGACGCCTTCGCGGTGCCGCTGGGCCTGGGCCTGCTGCTGCTGATGGGCGTGGGGCCGCTGCTGCCCTGGCGCCGCGCCGACGGCGAGAGCCTGCTGAGGGCGCTGCGGCTTCCCGGCGGTGCGGGGGTGCTGGCAGCGCTGATCGCCTTTCTCCTGGGCGTGCGCAGCGCGGGAGTGCTGCTGACCACGGCGCTGTGCGCCTACAACCTGGCCGGGTTGGCGGGCCTGACCCTGCGGGCGGCGCGGCAGCGCGGCAACTTTCCGGCGCTCCTCTCCGAACAGCCCCGGCGCTACGGCGCTTATCTGGCGCACGTCGGGTTGGTGGTGGTGGCGCTGGGCCTGGCCTATTCCGGAGGCTACAAACGCAGCGCCGAGACCACCCTCAACCTGGGCCAGAACAAGCAGGTGCTGGGCGAAACGCTGCGGCTCGAAGGGCTGCGTAACATCACCCACCCCTACGGGTCGAGCGCGGTGGCCCAGATCAGCATCGACGGCGTGGCCTACGCGCCGCGCATGAACGTCTACGCTCAGGCCGCCGACACCACCTTTCCCACCCCCGCCGTGCGCTACAGCCCGCTGGGCGACACCTACCTCGTCACCACCGCCTTTGATCCGCAGGGCCAGTGGGCCAGCATCCGCCTCATCGAGTCGCCGCTGGTGTCGTGGATCTGGGTCGGCACCCTGATCATCGTGCTGGGCGCCGGCATCACCCTGGTGGTTCCGGCCCGGCCTGCCGCGCGCAAGCTCGGCGGCGCGGTGGCGGCGGACTGA
- the ccmD gene encoding heme exporter protein CcmD — MDKYAGYVIVTYAVTFVILVGYLVWVWWRLRQEAGQDLGGEEGRR; from the coding sequence GTGGATAAGTACGCCGGCTACGTGATCGTGACCTACGCCGTGACCTTCGTGATCCTGGTCGGCTACCTCGTCTGGGTGTGGTGGCGGCTGCGCCAGGAAGCGGGCCAGGACCTGGGCGGCGAAGAAGGTCGGCGGTGA
- a CDS encoding RtcB family protein — MNGKHISKLGLNPKAAALALNVARRQEDLGTSRRDILDALSQVKADPEAYLESDYAELARELLAQTCSQVQRQAGSALRPAPLPYAEFGSALIEPGARSQMDVAMRLPVARAGALMPDAHVGYGLPIGGVLAAENAVIPYGVGVDIGCSMQLSVFGTRPEQLPTAEALSLLRRHTRFGAGVGFERRERLDHPVLDDPAWSEQPLLRHLHDKAAEQIGTSGSGNHFVEFGTFTLQAPEEGLETGTYLALLSHSGSRGFGAQVAGHFTKLAEQRHAALDPAARKLAWLPLDSDEGAAYWQAMTLAGHYALANHQQIHARISRALNEAPLLSVRNSHNLAWKEPLEDSELIVHRKGATPAAAGQLGLIPGSMADPAYLVRGRGYAPALASASHGAGRQLGRNAARAALSKTEVADYLAQRGVTLLGGGIDEAPQAYKRIEDVMAAQSDLVDVLGEFMPKVVRMDSGGQDI; from the coding sequence ATGAACGGCAAACACATCTCCAAACTCGGTTTGAACCCCAAAGCGGCGGCGTTGGCCCTGAACGTTGCCCGGCGTCAGGAAGACCTGGGCACTTCCCGCCGCGACATTCTGGACGCGCTCTCGCAGGTCAAGGCCGACCCCGAGGCGTACCTGGAGAGCGACTACGCCGAACTGGCCCGCGAACTGCTGGCCCAGACCTGCAGCCAGGTACAGCGTCAGGCCGGGTCGGCCCTGCGCCCGGCCCCGCTGCCGTACGCCGAGTTCGGTTCGGCGCTGATTGAGCCGGGTGCCCGCAGCCAGATGGACGTCGCCATGCGCTTGCCGGTGGCCCGCGCCGGCGCGCTGATGCCCGACGCCCACGTCGGCTACGGCCTGCCGATCGGCGGGGTGCTGGCCGCCGAGAACGCGGTGATTCCCTATGGGGTGGGTGTGGACATCGGCTGCTCGATGCAGCTCTCGGTGTTCGGTACCCGGCCGGAACAGCTCCCCACCGCCGAGGCCCTGAGTCTGCTGCGCCGCCACACCCGCTTCGGGGCCGGGGTGGGCTTCGAGCGCCGCGAGCGCCTCGACCATCCGGTGCTCGACGACCCGGCCTGGAGCGAACAGCCGCTGCTGCGCCACCTGCACGACAAGGCCGCCGAGCAGATCGGCACCTCTGGCAGCGGCAACCATTTCGTGGAGTTCGGCACTTTCACGCTTCAGGCGCCGGAAGAAGGTCTGGAAACCGGCACCTACCTGGCGCTGCTCTCGCACAGCGGCTCACGCGGCTTCGGCGCGCAGGTGGCCGGCCACTTCACCAAGCTGGCCGAGCAGCGCCACGCGGCCCTCGACCCCGCCGCCCGCAAGCTGGCCTGGCTGCCGCTGGACAGCGACGAGGGGGCGGCGTACTGGCAGGCCATGACCCTGGCGGGCCACTACGCGCTGGCCAACCACCAGCAGATTCACGCTCGCATCTCCCGCGCCCTGAACGAGGCGCCGCTGCTGAGCGTGCGCAACAGCCACAACCTGGCCTGGAAGGAGCCGCTGGAGGACAGTGAGCTGATCGTGCACCGCAAGGGCGCCACGCCCGCCGCTGCGGGGCAGCTGGGCCTGATTCCCGGCAGCATGGCCGACCCGGCGTATCTGGTGCGCGGGCGCGGGTACGCCCCGGCCCTGGCGAGCGCCTCGCACGGCGCGGGGCGGCAGCTGGGGCGCAACGCGGCCCGCGCGGCGCTCAGCAAAACCGAGGTCGCCGACTACCTCGCGCAGCGAGGCGTGACCTTGCTGGGCGGCGGCATCGACGAAGCGCCGCAGGCCTACAAGCGCATCGAGGACGTGATGGCCGCCCAGAGCGACCTGGTGGACGTGCTGGGCGAGTTCATGCCGAAGGTGGTCCGGATGGACAGCGGCGGCCAGGACATCTGA
- a CDS encoding deoxynucleoside kinase, which yields MYVVVEGPIGVGKTSLSSRLAERYAAELHLEVVEENPFLARFYESPETYAFQVQVFFLLFRFKQLSGISQAGLFSQNVVGDYLFDKDFIFASMNLKDAEFALYQDLYSHLSPRLPVPDLVVYLRAEPQELLRRIARRRRPFEEEMPAAYLAELTRRYDEYFRSYPGPVLTVGADELDFVGNPEHERDLLRRIDAALGTPVPAR from the coding sequence ATGTACGTGGTTGTCGAAGGCCCCATCGGTGTCGGGAAAACGAGTCTGTCGAGCCGGTTGGCCGAGCGCTACGCTGCCGAGCTGCATCTGGAAGTGGTAGAGGAAAACCCGTTCCTGGCACGCTTCTACGAGTCGCCGGAAACCTACGCTTTTCAGGTGCAGGTGTTTTTCCTGCTGTTCCGGTTCAAGCAGCTCTCCGGCATCAGCCAGGCCGGGCTGTTCAGCCAGAACGTGGTCGGCGATTACCTGTTCGACAAGGACTTCATCTTCGCCTCGATGAACCTCAAGGACGCCGAGTTCGCGCTGTACCAGGACCTCTACAGCCACCTCAGCCCCCGCCTGCCGGTGCCGGACCTGGTGGTGTACCTGCGTGCCGAGCCGCAGGAACTGCTCCGGCGCATCGCCCGGCGCCGCCGCCCCTTCGAGGAGGAGATGCCGGCCGCGTATCTGGCCGAGCTGACCCGGCGCTACGACGAGTACTTCCGCAGCTATCCCGGCCCGGTGCTGACTGTCGGCGCCGACGAGCTGGATTTTGTCGGCAACCCCGAGCACGAACGCGACCTGCTGCGTCGCATCGACGCGGCCCTGGGCACGCCCGTGCCGGCCCGCTGA
- the rpsO gene encoding 30S ribosomal protein S15 — MDAAHRKEIITAYGKSEQDTGSTSVQIALLSDRISNLSRHLATNKKDKAGQRGLQLLNGQRRRLLKYLEGKDYDAYIALTDKLGIRRGQRIVR, encoded by the coding sequence ATGGACGCAGCGCACCGCAAAGAAATCATCACCGCCTACGGCAAGAGCGAGCAGGACACCGGCAGCACCAGCGTGCAGATCGCGCTGCTCTCCGACCGCATCAGCAACCTCAGCCGTCACCTCGCCACCAACAAGAAAGACAAGGCCGGCCAGCGCGGCCTGCAGCTGCTCAACGGCCAGCGCCGCCGCCTGCTCAAGTACCTGGAAGGCAAGGACTACGACGCCTACATCGCCCTGACCGATAAGCTCGGCATTCGCCGCGGCCAGCGCATCGTTCGCTGA
- a CDS encoding nitrilase-related carbon-nitrogen hydrolase, protein MTPRRVRAVAVQPHWHAEDFLSAAAFRRWMRAQLEAARPHLSATQPNLVVLTELNGLPLVLRGGYLAAATGRFEWAAALLLLQHLPSALPILLRERVSPIRALQLARANENAALYLRVCQQLAREYGVYLVCGSTPMPHYRLHGWTLRREGSALYNQTVILGPDGTLIGTADKVHLTPDEEQGGVDLSPGDLAELRVFPTPAGDLGVAISLDAFRADVTGKLAAQGCTVLLQPDANGSPWTGLEGIYPPGTLPRDQPLAWLESSWQVTAAGQIRYAVNPMVVGNLLDMTFDGQSAITGPQEEGLPPVSYVMTPPRRGFLALLPWVERGSPAHLREVGRQLAARSGHPRENAYLSGVLQADLTLPPQTLPPPPPTPHEQALGALLAGQATLPPSAGRWLWWLLGLGAAWWSLRRR, encoded by the coding sequence ATGACTCCCCGCCGTGTTCGCGCCGTCGCCGTGCAGCCCCACTGGCACGCCGAGGATTTCCTGAGCGCCGCCGCCTTCCGGCGCTGGATGCGCGCCCAACTCGAAGCGGCGCGGCCCCACCTCTCGGCCACGCAGCCCAATCTGGTGGTGCTCACCGAACTCAACGGTCTGCCGCTGGTGCTGCGCGGCGGGTATCTGGCGGCGGCCACCGGGCGCTTCGAGTGGGCGGCGGCCCTGCTGCTGCTTCAGCACCTGCCGTCGGCCCTACCGATTTTGCTGCGAGAACGGGTCTCGCCCATCCGCGCCCTGCAACTGGCCCGCGCGAACGAGAACGCCGCACTGTACCTGAGGGTGTGCCAGCAGCTGGCGCGCGAGTACGGCGTGTACCTGGTCTGCGGCAGCACGCCGATGCCGCATTACCGCCTGCATGGCTGGACATTGCGGCGCGAGGGCAGCGCCCTCTACAACCAGACGGTGATTCTTGGCCCCGACGGCACCCTGATCGGCACCGCCGACAAGGTGCACCTCACCCCTGACGAGGAGCAGGGCGGCGTGGACCTGAGCCCCGGCGACCTCGCGGAGCTGCGGGTGTTTCCGACGCCGGCCGGCGACCTGGGGGTGGCGATCAGCCTCGACGCTTTCCGGGCCGACGTGACCGGGAAGCTGGCCGCGCAGGGCTGCACCGTCTTGCTGCAACCCGACGCCAACGGCAGCCCCTGGACCGGCCTGGAAGGCATCTACCCGCCGGGCACCCTGCCGCGCGATCAGCCGCTGGCCTGGCTGGAGAGCAGCTGGCAGGTGACGGCTGCGGGGCAGATTCGCTACGCCGTCAATCCGATGGTGGTGGGCAACCTGCTGGATATGACCTTCGACGGCCAGAGCGCCATCACCGGTCCCCAGGAGGAAGGCCTGCCCCCGGTGAGCTACGTCATGACGCCGCCGCGCCGGGGGTTTCTGGCCCTGCTGCCCTGGGTGGAACGCGGGTCACCAGCGCATCTGCGCGAGGTGGGGCGGCAACTCGCGGCCCGTTCGGGACATCCACGCGAGAATGCCTACCTCAGCGGCGTGCTGCAGGCCGATCTGACGTTGCCGCCGCAGACCCTGCCGCCGCCGCCCCCGACTCCGCATGAGCAGGCGCTCGGTGCTCTGCTGGCCGGGCAGGCGACTTTGCCGCCCTCAGCCGGGCGCTGGCTGTGGTGGCTGCTGGGCCTGGGCGCGGCGTGGTGGTCTCTGCGGCGGCGTTAA
- a CDS encoding TlpA family protein disulfide reductase, whose product MTTSSKPAPAWRRFLAPALAFVLVAALGTALLRPKDTAGGVGDPLLGKAAPTFALKTLDGGSLSSAQLRGKPLVLNFWASWCVPCRDEAPLLREVSDKQNADGVNVVGVLFNDPDQKRMRSFIADYGLAYPNLLDNDLKTSIDYGITGVPETFFIGADGVIKAVERGGLTRERLAGGLKSIGVDF is encoded by the coding sequence ATGACCACTTCTTCCAAACCCGCACCCGCCTGGCGACGTTTTCTGGCGCCGGCCCTGGCGTTCGTGCTGGTGGCCGCGCTCGGCACCGCCCTGCTGCGGCCCAAGGACACAGCCGGCGGCGTCGGCGATCCGCTGCTCGGCAAGGCGGCGCCCACCTTCGCCCTGAAGACGCTCGATGGGGGCAGCCTCAGCTCGGCGCAGCTGCGCGGCAAGCCGCTGGTGCTGAATTTCTGGGCCTCGTGGTGCGTGCCGTGCCGCGACGAAGCGCCGCTGCTGCGCGAGGTCAGCGATAAGCAAAATGCCGACGGCGTGAACGTGGTCGGCGTGTTGTTCAACGACCCCGACCAGAAGCGCATGCGCTCCTTTATCGCCGACTACGGCCTGGCCTACCCGAACCTGCTCGACAACGACCTCAAGACCTCGATCGATTACGGCATCACCGGCGTGCCGGAGACGTTTTTCATCGGCGCCGACGGCGTGATCAAGGCGGTCGAGCGCGGCGGCCTCACCCGCGAGCGCCTGGCCGGCGGCCTGAAGAGCATCGGGGTGGACTTCTGA
- the ccsA gene encoding cytochrome c biogenesis protein CcsA — MQDMRGQTTRDRLTPVLGAFTLVLLLAGLWLSLTAPADVNQGLLVRLMFVHVPTAWLSYLAYGGTGLFGLLYLVTRQRRFDRLAMSSGEIGVLFTVATIVGGMLWAKPTWGTYWVWDARLTTTALSLVVYGAYLLVRGLIDDPERRARVSAVIGVVGTLYIPINYMAVEWWRGVHQTQTLKLLGGMNWGAAPVYGIALTVMTVAFTVLYLYLLRVRGILAARQERREEREFELPEAQVGGLSSTGARRG; from the coding sequence ATGCAAGATATGAGAGGCCAGACCACCAGAGACCGCCTGACGCCGGTGCTCGGCGCGTTCACGCTCGTTCTGTTGTTGGCCGGACTGTGGCTGAGCTTGACGGCCCCGGCCGATGTCAACCAGGGCCTGCTGGTCCGCCTGATGTTCGTGCATGTGCCCACCGCCTGGCTGAGTTACCTCGCCTACGGCGGCACCGGGCTTTTTGGGCTGCTGTATCTGGTGACCCGGCAGCGCCGCTTCGACCGGCTGGCAATGAGTAGCGGCGAGATCGGGGTGCTGTTCACGGTGGCGACTATCGTGGGCGGCATGCTGTGGGCCAAGCCCACCTGGGGCACCTACTGGGTGTGGGACGCCCGGCTGACCACCACCGCCCTGTCGCTGGTCGTCTACGGCGCCTACCTGCTGGTGCGCGGCCTGATCGACGACCCGGAGCGGCGCGCCCGCGTCTCGGCGGTGATCGGGGTGGTGGGCACCCTGTATATCCCGATCAACTACATGGCGGTGGAGTGGTGGCGCGGGGTGCACCAGACCCAGACCCTCAAGCTGCTCGGCGGCATGAACTGGGGCGCGGCGCCGGTCTACGGCATCGCCCTGACGGTCATGACGGTGGCCTTCACGGTGCTCTACCTGTACCTGCTGCGGGTGCGCGGCATTCTGGCCGCCCGGCAGGAGCGGCGCGAGGAGCGCGAGTTCGAGTTGCCGGAAGCCCAGGTGGGCGGTCTGAGCAGCACCGGAGCGCGCCGTGGATAA